The Cryptomeria japonica chromosome 2, Sugi_1.0, whole genome shotgun sequence region CGGATGACACAGACAAATTGAGATACGGAATACTAGATTTCGTGGTTCATCACTATGACTACATCTACATTGAGCAGGGGAAATCCCTGTATTAATATCTTTTGTTTATATATACAGCAGCAAAGAAACTGCTTCAACAATGACTAACAAACGACTACATTATCCATAACTTTATCCATCTCCAAGAGAAGTCGAAAAGTCAAACAAATGGAGGAAAAAGGAAGTgagtccgttggacttcacatAACATAAAAAGTCTAGGGAATTTACAGATTCAAACAAATCTTACAGGGTTGATTCCAGAATCATTGTCAATCAGCTGCTTGCTCAATCAAACTATACTGAATACAGATTTCAAATGAAATCAGACCCAAATAAGAACTCTACTGGAGAGCAGAAAAAATTTCATTTATAGCTTTACTAAATTTTGATATCTACCGTGTTTAAACATTTTAAGTCATTGCCTACTTGATTTTAGGCTTGACACCTTCTAAGTTTCAAATGCTTTCAATTTCAGACCCCTCGATTTCAAATGCTTCAGCAGCATTTCTGAGAAGGCTTATACTGTCCAGGGAAGATAACGAATCTGATGATAATCTGGAAGTCCTAGCAGTTCTTACAAATTTATTTCTAATTCCATCTAGGACTGTTACCACCTCCGCCATAGTTGGTCGTTGTTCTGGTGATTCTCTGGAGCATACCGAACCTAGTAGCAATACTTGAGATATACAGTCTTTTCCTTCATCACTAATTGCATCTTCCGTCAGACTGGAGTCCACCACTTCCATCATTCTATGAGAGCAAGCCATGCTCACCCATTTATGCAGATTGAGTCCTCTCACAAATATGCTGTTGGTTGGCCTTTTCCTTGTCATCATTTCCAATAAGACAATGCCAAAGCTATATACATCACCTTTTGTTGATGTCCTGTTTCCATATCCATATTCTGCATCCAAGCCAACAAACTATATAATCCCCATGAAAAAATAAACAGAAAATAGAAGCATTTTATTTTGCATATCCTGTAAATTTTCATACCTGGGGCAATATAACCAATTGATCCTGTAAAAGTGGATGTGGAAGTGAATGAATTTGTTGAATCTGCACTCATTAATCGTGCAATGCCAAAATCACATATATGTGCTGTCATATCACTGTCCAAAAGCACGTTGCTGGGCTTTAAATCGCAATGAACCACTTGTTCAAAACAATGATGATGCAGGTATGACATGCCATGAGCTATGTCAATGGATATGTTCAGTATTTGGCTGAATCTTAATCTACACAAATTCTCACTTTCAACCTCATCTCCATTAGGATACAGATGGTTTTCCAAGCTTCCATTGGGTACTAATTGGAGAACCAAAGCTTTGAAGTGATGCATTGAACAATAGTTTATGATTTTAACTAGATTCCTGTGCCGAACTCTGCCAAACACTTTGCATTCTCTGATAAAACTCTTGCAAGCTTCATTACTCTGCAAATTGAGGACTTTGACAGCAACTTGTGTGCCATCATCCAAAATCCCTTTATAGACTGATCCAAAACTACCCACTCCTATTTTGTTTCCATCACTGAATCCATCAGTTGCTTTCACAAGAGCTTCATATGGAATCATTGGTTGCCCTTTCTGAAACCAAAAGGTGCTTTGGACACTTGATAACCTGCTATTCAACTTTTGATTCCTTAAAAACCTCATCAAAAAGCAGCACAGTAGGAAAGCTGCAACACCAGTACTGACAAATGCTATCATAACCTTGAGAAGCAAATGGCTCGGCTTTTTCTGAGAAGTGGAAGATGGGCATGCAAGCAAGTCTGATTGTGATCCACAGAGCTCAGGGTTTCCCATAAATGATTTGAAAGTGAAATTTGGAAAAGCCCATTCTGAGGGAACTTCTCCTCTCAGGTTGTTGAATGAGAAATTCACAGTATGAAGCATGAGAAGTTTTCCCAAGGATTTTGGTATTGCACCTGATAAGTTATTTGAAGACAGATCTAGCTCCTCCAAATAGATTATTTTACTCAATGACTGTGGAATCGAACCTTGCAATATATTATGAGAAAGATTCAGTCTTGCCAGTCCTGTACAACTTCCAAGTGTATCAGGGATGAGAccagttaactgattgaaagagaCATCTATCGTTTGCACCATGACTATTTTACCAAGCTCGAGAGGCAGGGAGCCTTCAAGAGCATTGTGTGACAGGTTGAGATAGAACTGAAGATTTGAAAGATGTCCAAGCTCTCTAGGTATGTTTCCAGTGAGTCTGTTCCATGACAGATCAAGCAGTTCCATGCGCCAACACTTACCGAGAGTAAAAGGAATCTTTCCTGATAACTGATTTTCAGAAAGAAGCAGCCTTCTTAAGTATGGCAGTTCACCAAGAGAATAAGGTATTGATCCAGACAGCATGTTTTGGCGAATTGATAAACCCCCAAGATTTCTTAACTGAGAAATCTCACTTGGAATGGGCCCTTGCAACTTATTGTTACGAAGACGCAATCTTTCCAACCTATGGAGCATCTTTATTTCTGATGGAATGCTACCCGTCAAGACATTGTCAGCCAGAGCAAGATATATCAAATTTGTAAGATTTCCAATTTGTGGGGGTATGCTTCCTCCTAGACTGGCGTTTGATAAATCTAGTGAAGTGAGTTTTTCAGACAACTGGGCTATGGAAATAGGCAAAACCCCACCCAGAGCATTGTTGGAGACATCGATGTTCTGCAGTTGTGAGCAATTGGCTAAAGCAGACAGAAAGGGCAATGTGGGTGTTGTAAGAAACTGGTTCTCATGCAGATAAAGGGTTTCAAGGAGGGATAACTTACCAAGCTCTACTGGCACAAATCCGCTGAATTTGTTCTCATTGAGAATGAGGAGCCTGAGTTGGGAACAGTTGGTGAGGGAGACTGGTATCTTGCCTACTAGGCTATTACCCCATAGATGTAATTCCTGCAAATGGCTGAGCGTGGCACCAAACTCCGAGGGTATGGGACCACCGAGTTGGTTCACTTTCAAAACGAGTTGTTCGAGTAAAGTGCAGTTGGAGAGTGACCCAGGAATTGTGCCATAAAGATTGTTTTCCCCTAAATCCAAACTGACCAATTTGGCAAGGTTTCCCAACTCCGAAGGTATACTTCCTGTGAAATTGTTTAACCCTAGGTCAAGTATTTTACATTTTGCGAGCATTCCTAGTTCTGCTGGAATGGGTCCACTCAAGCGGTTATGTGATAAGGATAAGACTGTTAGGTTGATGCAGCCACTTAAAGATTTTGGAATTGGACCTTCCAACTCATTTCCATCTAACAGAAGCTCCCTCAACCCAATCACACTTCCCAATTGTGGGATAATGGGACCATGGAAATGATTATTTGATAAGTCAAGCACTTCAAGGAAAGAAATATTTGCAAGGAAAGGGGAGATAGGAGCTTGTATATCCATACCTGAGATGTTAAGGACAACCACTCTTTGGCTGTCTATACTGCACTGGATTCCTGTCCAATTACAGAGGCTGTAATTGGGATCCCAGGTCTGTAATGAATTGTGAGGATCATACACAATGGAGTCCTTAAATCATATCAAAGCTTGCTGATCAGTGACATTGCTGGAATGTGTAAGTGTGGAGCATAATAGGATTATCAGTAATGGCACTTCTTTATGCATGACAAATGGAGCCATAGCTCTTGCTGTTTCCTTCTTCAAAAAACGACTCAGTAATGTCAACTAGGTTGTCTCATAAAGGATGATGGAGGATGGAGAGCACCTACTTTAAACAACTGTTGAGTTATTTATTAATTTGGAGGTCAAATGAAGTCTATTTTGACCATTGAATTAGCAAGCAACTTCCTCTGTGTAAGCTTACCAGATCTAATTCTCATAAACTAGCATTCATTCATTTCCGCATTAATGATCTCCCTAGTTTGGCTCGTTTTTGTTTCTGAAGGAGTACCCAAAGAGACTCAGTATTCCTGTCATTTTTTATATGGGATGGTGTAAACAACTCCAAGTCTCCAAGTTTATGGAATGCCCTCCAAACTCCCTGGAATGAACCTGAACCTTACACGTTCCAAACTCCCTGGAATGAATCGGAACCTTTACACGTCCAGTAATGCAAACTCTTAACTTGGCATTCAACGGGCACgtgtttttattttctttcacaaAAGTCTTAATATATCTCTTCGATTTTTAAaaagatgtatttaagatatttatattaaaattattaagaATACATTATTTAATAATCTATTTTAATATACTGTCATCTTCTTTAAACCactatcaatttatttatttttaacaaaggacaaaaaaatatttgtaaaaaaatgatattaaatatttttaaaaaaatgcaaaataaagaatattaaaaatgacactttcattttaaaagggaaaaaaaacaagaaaaaatgaaTATAACAACAAAATCTAGAATATTTTGGTGGAAAACCCTTCCTTGACCAAGGGAAGTTTCTAAACTACTTTGTCAATGCTCTTAAACTCCCAACTCATTAGATAGAGCCCTTTTGAATGACTTTGTCTTTCATCTTGACTTATATAgagatatttataaaaaaaaatataaaaagtaaGTAaagtcttttaaaaaaaataatcgaaaaaaaaggtatttatttttatatagaaagtaggtatttgattttatataaaaattagtatacctatctttagaaaaatatagataaagtataccaaaaggtatcatatttatttattattttatcttattgtaattaatattaagatATTAAGATTTttctatatttctattaaactcttatCAAAGCAAAAAATCTGACCTATTaagtggtagttgagaggagaaaataaatacaatatttttgtttccttttcatgcatttaagtgtcacaaacatgtcaaattaaatgTTTCTAGTTTTTATTAATGAACGTTTTTACATCCATTATGTGAGTTTAATACACCTTCGACGTAAGAAATTTTTTTGTTGGTAGTTTATATAAACTAgtaattgcaccttagtgtgcaatgggtacgccaatgaggtgtggaaggtcaatgaGGAAAAAGTTAGATAATGTTTTTTGTAtatatttgtgtagtacatgaggtcaattggtagaccatttagatagagatagagagagatggaagaaggaatatggagagagagagagagagagagagagagagagagagagagagagagagagagagagagagatggatagagagaggccACACATATTTAGAGATATAGGGGGAGAGaagaagatagagggagagaaatagatagagagatagagagaggccATACATATTTAGAGATATAGGGGGAGAGaagaagatagagggagagaaatagatagagagatagagagaggtagagggagagacgaagatagagagagataggaagagatagagagacaaagaggaagagagagacaaaaagatagagatatagatggtgagatagagtgatagatatatagagatataaggagatatagagaggggtagagggagatagagagatagaaagacatagaGAAGTAGAGATGGAAAAATATGGATGGAGAGATAAATAAGGGGAGATAGATAGAGATAAaaaagatggagagatagagatatacgGAAATAGAGAGAGTGGGGACATTATAGAGATCTATATAGAGGGAtacataaagagatagagatatagaaagaCAATTAGGGAAATATGGATATAGAGGTAGAGAAATATATGgatagagagaaagatagagggcaatatagagagatagataggaaAAAAGATAGGGATATTATAGAGTTAGAGAGATATGggtagagatagggagagataaggggagctatagagatatagagaggggtagggaaagagagagatagggatgtagaggtagagagatatggatatagagagaatgagatatagatagaaaggGTGGAGAGATAATTTTTATTCTCTATTGAATTTTCATTGTTTGACTATGTGAATTAATTGAACATTGAATTCTTTTTAATGCTAAAATGTAGCAATAAATCATATAGAATGCTAGAAAAAGTACTTTATGCAAACCCTAACAACCCAAACAAAAAAAGAAACTCCTCTGTAAATTTTGATGTAGCTAGATTCGACCATTCATTATTACTCTACAAGTTGGTTATAGCATCATATGTCTACCAAGATGCGACTTTTAACACTATACTTGGTAGGTAGTTACATTCATTGATCTTTCTCATTCACATATTCATTATATGATATTTATTTTGCCATGTTTATATTCTAAGTGTAATGTAATTAACTATAAACTTGAATCTCACATTAAAATAAgcatttttttcctcaaaaaaagGTTAAAATTTAAGTCTATGCATGCCTGATATTAGCTATTCCCAAAAATTAGAAGGCAATTGGTCTCTTACCAAAGAATATAAATCAAACAAGTATTTATATAGAAAAATGTTAGtcataattttgaaaaaaataatttaatttttaaaataaaattaataccatTATTATTTAAAGGGATAATTTATAAATTCAAAAATcactattattattataaaataattctCTCATTGAGTGGCCTTTGAATATCTCACAAATATTCAATTAAGTGTCAAGTTTTGTTGGGTACAAAGGCTCAATATTTTTTAAGGAATAAGATCATGATCATGCCTAAGGTAGATTTCTTTAACTTGTTATCTACCTCAAGTGATactatgaaattaaatgaaataaagatATACCTTAATTGATAAATAAAAACTTTAATCTCCACTCTAAATGAATTCATCTAATGATTTCATATCATATTACATTCAGTTTTTTAATGATTAGTAGGTCTTATATTTAAGCTCTTTATTTCTGATAGATTGAAATTCATGTGGATAAATGAAACTAATGAagtattatgattttgattatatatattttttattatctctTGATATCATAGATGTTGAAGTTTTGatgtttttaatataaaatattattgaagctgttttttgaaaaattaatcaatgctttaaagaaaaatattattcaaattaATATAACCTTTAAATATTGTTAGAGATTCTTTTTAATCAAAGATCAAAATTTAAAACTAATCAAgcattgaaattaaaaaatagattatttatttgttttttaattatcttattattattttatttaaatatgaaatttctcaaatttattttaatatttttttgtgtaaacaaaatatattataaattagtaaataatatataaataataaaaataaagctAAGCATAATTTTTaccaattatttattttatatataattttgagTTTTATTgcaaaattaaatagaaaaatattattatatgtAAAAAGTGTTTTAtaatagaaaaaattataaattatttctattagttttaaaaataatattaaaataatatatatattttttaatgttttatttaatatatatctttcaTAAAGtattctatatttttttaaaattcggAATTATAAATACGCACcacattatattatgtttcataacatttttttatttttttaaaaaatcacattatactatatattaataattatatttcttcctCCAATATTATATCATTTATATTAAAGGGATTCAAACTGCACCACCATTTCTGATAGAaagtataatttatattatataattaatttcaATTTCACTTTGAAATTTCAGCCAGGAATGAAGCAAGGAATGCTGGCAGTGCAGATTATACG contains the following coding sequences:
- the LOC131030482 gene encoding putative leucine-rich repeat receptor-like serine/threonine-protein kinase At2g24130 is translated as MDIQAPISPFLANISFLEVLDLSNNHFHGPIIPQLGSVIGLRELLLDGNELEGPIPKSLSGCINLTVLSLSHNRLSGPIPAELGMLAKCKILDLGLNNFTGSIPSELGNLAKLVSLDLGENNLYGTIPGSLSNCTLLEQLVLKVNQLGGPIPSEFGATLSHLQELHLWGNSLVGKIPVSLTNCSQLRLLILNENKFSGFVPVELGKLSLLETLYLHENQFLTTPTLPFLSALANCSQLQNIDVSNNALGGVLPISIAQLSEKLTSLDLSNASLGGSIPPQIGNLTNLIYLALADNVLTGSIPSEIKMLHRLERLRLRNNKLQGPIPSEISQLRNLGGLSIRQNMLSGSIPYSLGELPYLRRLLLSENQLSGKIPFTLGKCWRMELLDLSWNRLTGNIPRELGHLSNLQFYLNLSHNALEGSLPLELGKIVMVQTIDVSFNQLTGLIPDTLGSCTGLARLNLSHNILQGSIPQSLSKIIYLEELDLSSNNLSGAIPKSLGKLLMLHTVNFSFNNLRGEVPSEWAFPNFTFKSFMGNPELCGSQSDLLACPSSTSQKKPSHLLLKVMIAFVSTGVAAFLLCCFLMRFLRNQKLNSRLSSVQSTFWFQKGQPMIPYEALVKATDGFSDGNKIGVGSFGSVYKGILDDGTQVAVKVLNLQSNEACKSFIRECKVFGRVRHRNLVKIINYCSMHHFKALVLQLVPNGSLENHLYPNGDEVESENLCRLRFSQILNISIDIAHGMSYLHHHCFEQVVHCDLKPSNVLLDSDMTAHICDFGIARLMSADSTNSFTSTSTFTGSIGYIAPEYGYGNRTSTKGDVYSFGIVLLEMMTRKRPTNSIFVRGLNLHKWVSMACSHRMMEVVDSSLTEDAISDEGKDCISQVLLLGSVCSRESPEQRPTMAEVVTVLDGIRNKFVRTARTSRLSSDSLSSLDSISLLRNAAEAFEIEGSEIESI